The DNA sequence GCAGCGTCTTTTCTAGGTGAGTTTGCGTGGATAAATTTAGCAAAGACCTCTTTGCCAACGCCGCTTTCGCCACTAAGCATTATTGAAGCGTCAGTCCTTGCGGCTTTTAGCGCGATATTTAGCGTGGCTTCTAGCGCCTTTGAAGTGGCTAAAAAGCTGTTATTTTTGCTTTTTGTTTCTATTTTTTTTATAGTTTTTGGAGTTTTTTGCTTAAGAAGCTCGACCCTTTTTATCGCTTCATATAGCGTCGAGACGTCAAACGGCTTGGTTAAAAAGTCCTTCACGCCAAGCCTAACGCTCTCGATCGCCTTATTAAGCGTGGCGTTTCCAGTCATTATGATGACATCAAATTTGCCGTTTAGCTCTTTAATAAACTCAAGTCCGTCCATCTTTGGCATGTTTATGTCGGTGATTATTAGATCAGTGTCTTCACCTAGCTTTTTTAGAGCCTCAACTGCACTTTTATAGCTCTTGATGTTTAGCTCTTCATACTCGCCAAGTGCGATCTCAAGCGACTTTCGCATATTGATGTCATCTTCTACTATGACGATATTCATTTGATCTCTTTTTATTGAAGTGTGCCGATGATAGCGGATTTTGGCTTAAATTCCACCATAAATCTAACTGGCAAAATTTTCAAATTTGAAGCGTTTGTGACCTGTGCATTTTTGACATTAAGCTCATTTTTTATCATCACTTTTTTTAAGGCAAAGCAGTCAAAAATTTCATCTTTGTGTAAATTTAAAAAGCCAAGAGTTGTGGTGTTTTCATCTTTAAAAGCATCTATCTGGCAAAGAAATTTTGGTTTTGGATTTGATGTTAAAGTCATCGCCTTTGAAAATGAAATTTCCTCAAAGGCAACTATTTGGTTTTTTGTATCGACCTTCGCCCAGAAGATAAACTCCTCCAGGCAAAAGGCGAAATTTAAAAGTATTGTTAGTAAGAAAAGACTTCTCGCCACTTATCTTCGTCTATCTTAAGCTCCATATTTACCTTATAAAGCCCGTCTTTGAAATTTTCATTCACGATCCTTGCATTTTTGACAAGACCTTGAACCTTTGAAGTGATAGATGAATCATTTAGCATCGCGTCTCTTACGGTATCTTCAGCGTTGATCTTTACGCCATAAAGCTTACCAGCAAGCTGAGAATAAGCATCAGCCATCGCCGCTCTTTTTGCAAGAGTGACCGACTGAGCGTACGAGAGCGAATTTAGCGGAGCTATGCCCTCGCCTGTGGCTCTAAAAGTGGTCTCTCTTGGAGCACTATCATATATCATCTTCTCTTTTTTCATCACCTCTCTAAGATCGTCTTTATCGACCTTTTGGATGACTACGTTGCGGTTTGATGTGTTAGTTGGCTCGCCCATAAAGCCGTTAAATGAGCAACCGCCAAAAATAGCAACCATCAAAGCAAAAGATAAAATTTTAACCTTCATAAACAACCTTTTTTATGCTTCTATTTAAAATTTAGTAGCAAAATTTATTCCAAAAGCCCCATATCTTCGCTTGGTGCTTCTTCCTCGTCCTCACCATCATCTGCCTTAGGGCATCTTGCAATACTTACAACATCATCGCCATCGACATTTACAACGATCACACCACTTGTGTTACGTCCTGCTTTGCGGATGGTTTGCATATCAACTCTGATCATCTTGCCACTTGATGTTAGAGCCATTAGATCTTGCTCTTCATCAACCATCACAACACCGATCAGATCGCCTGTTCTGCTTGTTAGCTTCATGCAAATGACACCTTTGCCACCGCGATTTGTCAAGCGGTACTCATCAGCGGTTGTGCGCTTGCCGATACCTTTTTGAGATATGCTTAAAATTTCTTGATCATTGCTTTCGATGACTGCTGCGCCTACGACCTCATCGCCTAGCTCTTTAAATTTGATGCCAGTTACGCCGCGTGCAGTTCTTCCCATTTGGCGAACCTTACTAATCTTAAATTTAAGACACATACCTTTTTTAGTCACTACAAATAGCATTGTCTCATCGCCTGAGTTTGCGTCTTCTTCGGCGTTTGCATTGTCTTCGTCGATCTCGTTTTGTATCTCTTCTATCTCAAGTACTTCAGTCTCAACGCTTAGCTCATTCTCAGGGTCAGTTACTGGCATATCATCATATGTTTGAGCAATGAGCGCAGTTACTAGCTCGTCGTTCTCATCAAGACTGATCGCTCTTACGCCAACAGAGCGGATGTTTTTAAACTCGCTTAAATTTGTGCGTTTTACGATGCCGTTTTTAGTGAAAAACGCTAGCGATTTGCTCTCGTCAAAGTCAGTCGTTGGGATGATCGCTTTAATCTTCTCATCAGGCTGCAGCTGGATCAAATTTACAACTGCTTTGCCTTTTGCTGTGCGGCTTCCTTCTGGGATCTTATAGACTTTTAGCCAGTATAGCTGTCCGCGGTCTGTCACAAACATAAGCGTATCGTGGGTATTTGAAGTAAAGAAGCTCTCTATAAAGTCATCATCGTATGTCGTGACCGCTACTTTGCCCTTGCCACCACGTTTTTGCTTCTCGTACTGCTTGCTTGGCACACGCTTGATGTAGCCGCGGTGAGTTATGGTTACGACCATATTTTCATTTGGTATGAGGTCTTCGATGTCGATATCATCGTAGTCATCGACGATCTCTGTCACTCTTGGTACTTTAAATTTATTTTTTATCTCAAGAAGCTCTTCTTTGATCAAATTTTCAAGCAATGTCTCACTCTTTAAAATTTCATCAAGTCTTGCGATCTCAGCCATAAGCTCGGCTAGCTCGGTCTCTAGTTTTTCTCTCTCTAGGCCTGTAAGCTTGCTTAGGCGCATATCAAGGATAGCGTTTGCTTGAAGCTCTGAGAGGTTAAATTTACTCATCAAGCCTTCTCTAGCAACCGATGTATCAGCACTATTTCTAATAAGCTCGATCACCTCGTCAATATTATCAAGTGCGATCTTTAGACCCTCTAAGATGTGGGCTCTTGCACGCGCTTTTTCAAGCTCAAATATCGTTCTTCTAATGATAACTGTTTTTCTGTGATTTAAAAATAGCTTAAGCAGCTCAATAAGGTTAAATACCTTTGGCTCTTTGTTATTAATAGCAAGCATAATAACGCCAAAAGTGCTCTCCATCGTGGTTGATTTAAATAGGTTGTTTAGCACGATGTCGCTCATAGCGTCGCGTTTTAGCTCAATAACTACACGGATGCCGTCCTTATCAGACTCATCTCTAACCTCGCTAATGCCCTCTATCTGCTTATCTTTTACAAGCTCGGCGATCTGCTCAATGAGCCTTGCTTTGTTTGTTTGATAAGGCAGCTCGTCGATTACTATGACATCTTTGTTTGGCTTTTTTTCTATGTGAGTTTTAGCTCTTAGTTTGACTCTGCCACGACCTGTACGGTAGGCCTCTATTATGCCTTTTTTACCAAAGATGATACCACCTGTTGGGAAGTCTGGACCTTTAATAAATTCCATCACCTCTTCAAGTGTAGCCTCTTTGTTTTCAAGAAGGAGCAAAAGACCATCTATAAGCTCATCAAGGCTGTGTGGTGGGATATTTGTCGCCATACCGACCGCAATACCGCTTGAGCCGTTTAATAATAAATTTGGCACACGGCTTGGAAGTACATCTGGTTCAACCTCTCTATCATCGTAGTTTGGCACAAAATCAACCGTGTCTTTGTCGATATCTTTTAAAAGCTCTTCGGTAAGCATTGTCATTCTAGCTTCGGTATAACGCATCGCAGCTGCGCTGTCGCCATCTATTGAACCAAAGTTTCCTTGCCCGTCAACGACTGGATAACGCATAGAAAATTTCTGAGCCATACGAACAAGTGCGTCATAAACCGCTATGTCGCCGTGCGGGTGATACTTACCGATGACTTCACCGACGATACGAGCTGACTTCATATAGGCACTTCTGCTACCAACGCCAAGATTGTCCATAGCGTATAAAATTCTTCTATGAACTGGCTTTAATCCGTCTCTAGCGTCAGGCAAAGCACGTCCGACGATGACGCTCATGGAGTAGTCAAGATAGCTAGTTTTTATAGACTCTTCGATATCAACAGATGCGATATCTTGAGTTAATTCAAGTAGATTGTCTTTCATTTTTTTCCTTAAATTTAGCTTGGCTGATTTTAGCTTAAAATTAATAAAAACTTGCTAAATAGCAAATCAGCGACTTTGGCAATAGAGCGATAAAAATTTTAGTCTAAAATTTTTACTATCTGCTCTTTTTTAAGAATAAAATCGTAGCTAAAGGCATCTATTACGACTCCAGCGTAGCTACTCTCTTTTAGCATAGCTAGATACTCTTTTATCCCTATCTCAATGCTCTCTTGCTCGCTATCGTTTCGCCAAAGCTTCATCGCCTCTTTGCTAGTAAATGCTGGAAAATAGCTAAGCTTCTCGCCCTCATCTTCAAGCAGGATAAATTTGATATTTGAGCCCTCTTCTTCATAAACCACACCACCATCAGGCTTTGCGAGTGCTTGGTTTAAGAGTACCGGAGCAAAAAAACTAGCCTTTTTCAAAGCTGCTATCAAATTTATCTCATTTTGCTGACTAGGATCATTTAAAAATTTATCC is a window from the Campylobacter concisus genome containing:
- a CDS encoding LPP20 family lipoprotein, producing MKVKILSFALMVAIFGGCSFNGFMGEPTNTSNRNVVIQKVDKDDLREVMKKEKMIYDSAPRETTFRATGEGIAPLNSLSYAQSVTLAKRAAMADAYSQLAGKLYGVKINAEDTVRDAMLNDSSITSKVQGLVKNARIVNENFKDGLYKVNMELKIDEDKWREVFSY
- the gyrA gene encoding DNA gyrase subunit A produces the protein MKDNLLELTQDIASVDIEESIKTSYLDYSMSVIVGRALPDARDGLKPVHRRILYAMDNLGVGSRSAYMKSARIVGEVIGKYHPHGDIAVYDALVRMAQKFSMRYPVVDGQGNFGSIDGDSAAAMRYTEARMTMLTEELLKDIDKDTVDFVPNYDDREVEPDVLPSRVPNLLLNGSSGIAVGMATNIPPHSLDELIDGLLLLLENKEATLEEVMEFIKGPDFPTGGIIFGKKGIIEAYRTGRGRVKLRAKTHIEKKPNKDVIVIDELPYQTNKARLIEQIAELVKDKQIEGISEVRDESDKDGIRVVIELKRDAMSDIVLNNLFKSTTMESTFGVIMLAINNKEPKVFNLIELLKLFLNHRKTVIIRRTIFELEKARARAHILEGLKIALDNIDEVIELIRNSADTSVAREGLMSKFNLSELQANAILDMRLSKLTGLEREKLETELAELMAEIARLDEILKSETLLENLIKEELLEIKNKFKVPRVTEIVDDYDDIDIEDLIPNENMVVTITHRGYIKRVPSKQYEKQKRGGKGKVAVTTYDDDFIESFFTSNTHDTLMFVTDRGQLYWLKVYKIPEGSRTAKGKAVVNLIQLQPDEKIKAIIPTTDFDESKSLAFFTKNGIVKRTNLSEFKNIRSVGVRAISLDENDELVTALIAQTYDDMPVTDPENELSVETEVLEIEEIQNEIDEDNANAEEDANSGDETMLFVVTKKGMCLKFKISKVRQMGRTARGVTGIKFKELGDEVVGAAVIESNDQEILSISQKGIGKRTTADEYRLTNRGGKGVICMKLTSRTGDLIGVVMVDEEQDLMALTSSGKMIRVDMQTIRKAGRNTSGVIVVNVDGDDVVSIARCPKADDGEDEEEAPSEDMGLLE
- a CDS encoding SseB family protein, whose product is MQEVMDKFLNDPSQQNEINLIAALKKASFFAPVLLNQALAKPDGGVVYEEEGSNIKFILLEDEGEKLSYFPAFTSKEAMKLWRNDSEQESIEIGIKEYLAMLKESSYAGVVIDAFSYDFILKKEQIVKILD